aaaaaagatatcaagctaaaatttttacagcatattgaggacgtaaaaagtgaggtcgagttcgtaaatgagcaacataggtcaattgggtcttgacctaaccacatcttgtaaaccgttagagatatgacaaaagtaaaaaatgttccttatcaaaaaataaacaacttttgtttgaaacattttttcgttaacatcactgtttactcgtgagggcgcaaattaggcgtaaattgtatagtatatattatataaattgtatatgtatgtgcaatgtgatagagtaatcaacactatttatgcatggtatttcaacaattaactcagtaaattgtttgttttcacttgtttgtaatttgttattttaaaatgaataacttTCTAGTTTAAACTTTTCCTCTATTCTTTCTCCGTTATGAAATTCAGTTGTCTTTTAATCGAGCTTGTAGAAGAATATTTGCTTGAGTCATTTTTTCCTACCCCGTTGACTGTAAAATTTTTCAGCTGGATTGTTTATAATGGGACACCTGGTATATAAAGTAGTAATCTTAAAGGCAATGCAGATCAAACCATTGaagatacaatattttaaatacaagttCCTTATAGAGATAatgctacttttagttttttagatcTATGAAAGAATTGTTGGAAACTTCACTCTTGAGGAGGGGGGATGAGTAAAAcacattttacattattttcgtataaaatCAAACATCCTAGAATGATAATTAAAGAAgaagatttgaaaaaatacgtatttaccTACCAGGAAATGAACCAGtgtctcttggattcatgccaagtgCGTTACCAACTGGGCCATATGCTCTATGTTTtcgcatttttttcaattcaacgaattttgatgtttatgatacaatggcgtAAACTATAAAGATAAATAACTTGTCGAATTcatcttaattaaagaaaatttttaaattgtaaaatatttttactccaGTTTCGAGCCCAAAAGACCCGGGTTCGATTCctggaattaatttatttccctCTATTAAGATTCACTCGACAAGTTATTTATCTTTATACTTTACGccatattgtatattttttataagtaaaaacttttatgcttaaacttttgtcctatctttaacggtttccAAGATGcatcctatggacccaagaaccaattgacgtacgttgctcattttcgaactaaAAGTCACCTTTTACGCCCTAAAAGTAGTttctactttttgaaaatttcagttcgaaatcttttttggtttttgagctacaaatgaaaatgaactaattatgtaattttgtgaaaaattttgtttgtagcctCAATATTtctatgcgttacaaacttactttgatatatttcattaatatagGGTACATAAATAAAGGTAGCAAGTCCATTCATTAAATCGATCTTCCCCATCAATATCGGATCTATTTTCATGTGCTGGTGCCAAAACATAATtggtgcatatatttttatgggtatAATGAAGTTAAGGCTATTTTCAAAACTACGTAATTATGCATGGTATGTGCATCAGCTGATTGTCATGCATCACCGGCTAAGGCGGTTCTTATTATAGAGTGCAGATCGTGATTAAAATTTCcgtcaaaattattcaaatcttaaattattggtaagattaattaatttcaataaattgttcGTAGATAAACCTCCAGAACAAGAAGCATGCAACAAAGAACGGAAAACTTACTGTTTAAATCCACCAGATTACCCGGAGGAAGAAATTCGCAAGCTATTAgaagaaagtaaaattaatatttcagcaTTCAATAtggatataaattttgatgatacaTCGAGTACTGATTTGACAAACCGCGGGGATATTCGAAATGCGGAACAATTATGTAAATCCATAAACAAGCTTATAGAACCGAAGCAAGCTGAAACAGAAGAAGGCGAATGGTTATTTATTATTCCAGGCCAAAAGATGGAAGTTGAAGAATGTTTGTAAGTATTGTGCAGGTTCACACGTAGTGCCGTATTTATTTTTGTCGACCTATACTTTGTACTTGTATCTCGTAAAGTACCGGAAGACTTTCAGACTGTCAGACTTTGAAAtattggaaatggctccaacgattttcatgaaaatgagtatgatGGAGTTTCTTGGGACGAAAAGTCGatttagctaggtttcatttttaaaaaacatcgtTTTATCCGCCtcttcatgaaaaactgaaacatacactgcaaaatatgactcttcctgacatcaattggtgtatatcgtagttaacgaaataaagtacattaccgggacattcaaattggtatttatatggagttttaaacggttcttatattagtgataaaatttgtgcctttttaactaaaaaaatatcgagcaaagctcggtcatccagatatacTTCATTTACGagactatgtttttttttgtagagaGGACACAGTAAACAAATCTTGTAGTTTGTTAAATGGTGTACAAACTATATGTGAACAGAAATATCTTTTGCGAAAATTATACTATTTACAAGAAGGTACTAAAAAAGAAATAGGCGAAgcgaagaaatttaaaattccatCATGTTGCATGTGCATGGTTGTTCCAGCAGCGCAACGTCTTCATGATTTACGCCGCCGGCATGTAAGCAATCAACGAAATAAGAGAAATGcacgtaagtttttttttgaaagtatatttaaatttgaagttCGTATGCAAGTCACGATACAAGTTTTCAATTTGCGTTCGTTTAATACCATGTTTCAAAAGGATCATCCATTACATGCTGAGCTGCGTAGCATTTTTATGACACGTGTTCTTAATCACCTAAGCAAAGCTAAGCATTCCGATTGTCCTCTTTCCTCCAGTTACGTAAAACTATAttgctatttataaaaatcatttagtggTTGCAGGCCCCCAAATTTAGTGGTTTTTGGGAACTTATATCTAGATACTGTTTGCATCTCTATTAAAATATCTAAACTATAATGTAATTAGAcgcttttgaaaataaattatatacattgaCATGGTCTTGTATTTATACCATTGtcctattttaaacaattaagtaaGCTGATTACTCAAacgaaatctttaaaaaaaaaaaagatcttcaaaaagctttttttacCTTGGCTTGCACGTTTATGTAAAAATCACTCTgtaaggtataaaaaaaacttattttagaaagtttttcatcATGAAACCACAAACAACTTTTGCCGGTATAATCAAAGCTATTTAAAATGCCCTTTATAATGCCCCCTTCAAAGTAGAAGTACTAATACTATggttattttatcgaaaaaactaGATCGTTTAAAATGGAACACCTCGTACATATATCCATCtagttataagaaatattttgaagataAGAGTAGAGAATTGAATTATTaggagaaattttatttctttcaaattatatagaacagggtgttttttaatttgacatatgctccaaaatcaaaaatttagttttatcgatgagaatgcttcaagcaaaaaataggCACACATCACGCAGGCATTAAATTTGACCTAGATTTtcaggctcaatgaaaagctcagtcTACTCCATAGCTGGTAATAGATAGATGAACAATTAAAGTTAGAAAGtaggtattaattaaaaagttgaatttttttgttttttccgcattacagtttaggcaaaaacggactgaaaagttttacccaaaattgtatttttgaatcaaaattgtttttttcatgcGGAATCTAGGCActcatctaaaaaaatttttccaataaaagtggtttgttctTCTTAAAAagaccttttttgtttgaactgACGCgtaaaagctagatttttgctttCAATAGCTGTCTAAAGTCTTAACTATTCGGCTTACAAAAATCTTATTCAAAGTGTTGcctctaatgtttgtcagttataaaTCAGATAgagacttgatttttttttattattattataaaatcagaaaccttttAGAGGGAGAAATAATCTATATGTGTAAAAGCATAATGCCCCGACTGATATATCAGCACTTAGCCAAAAtcactaatgatagaagtttgaaatttcgaaaaactttaaatcaaaaataagtaCTGGAAACTGTGTAACGTATCCCCCGAGAGACCAAAGATGTATTAAGCATTTTTAGGatgaaaatattcgatcatAATGGAAACTGCATTTTTACgaatgtttttatattacaattaatatacgaaaaatttttgtggaaaaaaatcacgcggaagtgattttttttatataagatccataaatattgtttaaacaatatatataacTAGCAGTTATTCTCGTTATTTTGGTGTGAAaacctaatttttgttttgaaaataaaatacaaccttTACTACTTGCTGATAAAGTAGTTTAAATCGGTTAAGTGGCGAACTCAGAATGATggttttttgtatacatacatatattttaatgcaaACTTTCATCCCCCATTTAACCACTTTTAGGGTTTACAGTAAtaacacctacagtataaagtCAATATCCTCTAGAAGTTTTATCATTGGTAATTTTTGATGAGCGTTCGCTTAGTTTTAAtgccttaaatttatttttaggagGAACAAATCCACATTTTGCGTATCCTCatcaaattaaaactattaaacatCAACAACCTACGTTTTCAACTAGATTTacattcgaaaatattaattgtaccGAACAAGTTGGTAATTTATGTACAAAAGTTGAAAACTATCCagtagatataataaaaaaattacgaagaaAGGGTGCGTTTAAAAATTCACCGTTATTTGGAAAAGACGAACTACCAACTGTATTATCAACACGGGGTGATTCCGAAAACAGAGTACCTATGTGTGGTGCCCAACCT
This genomic interval from Chrysoperla carnea chromosome 1, inChrCarn1.1, whole genome shotgun sequence contains the following:
- the LOC123304982 gene encoding uncharacterized protein LOC123304982 isoform X1; the protein is MISKHLFILLILIPNIIATKTIKENLQLSFSSLTEIEDGVANIADENYVRPQSTVQRQHQETQGTKDDKPPEQEACNKERKTYCLNPPDYPEEEIRKLLEESKINISAFNMDINFDDTSSTDLTNRGDIRNAEQLCKSINKLIEPKQAETEEGEWLFIIPGQKMEVEECLEDTVNKSCSLLNGVQTICEQKYLLRKLYYLQEGTKKEIGEAKKFKIPSCCMCMVVPAAQRLHDLRRRHVSNQRNKRNARGTNPHFAYPHQIKTIKHQQPTFSTRFTFENINCTEQVGNLCTKVENYPVDIIKKLRRKGAFKNSPLFGKDELPTVLSTRGDSENRVPMCGAQPRTIYPPAAKNIANEEKFLVQDMEGGYVQGVVVEECVNKDHPPCEFAHTLPPEYVTKCVQQYVHRKLVTIDTSSQTTESDIFPIPSCCMCHVSRETSMSTNG
- the LOC123304982 gene encoding uncharacterized protein LOC123304982 isoform X2; the protein is MISKHLFILLILIPNIIATKTIKENLQLSFSSLTEIEDGVANIADENYVRPQSTVQRQHQETQDKPPEQEACNKERKTYCLNPPDYPEEEIRKLLEESKINISAFNMDINFDDTSSTDLTNRGDIRNAEQLCKSINKLIEPKQAETEEGEWLFIIPGQKMEVEECLEDTVNKSCSLLNGVQTICEQKYLLRKLYYLQEGTKKEIGEAKKFKIPSCCMCMVVPAAQRLHDLRRRHVSNQRNKRNARGTNPHFAYPHQIKTIKHQQPTFSTRFTFENINCTEQVGNLCTKVENYPVDIIKKLRRKGAFKNSPLFGKDELPTVLSTRGDSENRVPMCGAQPRTIYPPAAKNIANEEKFLVQDMEGGYVQGVVVEECVNKDHPPCEFAHTLPPEYVTKCVQQYVHRKLVTIDTSSQTTESDIFPIPSCCMCHVSRETSMSTNG